A window from Aeromonas rivipollensis encodes these proteins:
- a CDS encoding TetR/AcrR family transcriptional regulator, with translation MRVTKAQAQANRAHIVATAAKLFRERGYDGVGVADLMAAAGFTHGGFYKHFPTKADLMAEAATCGFEQSQEKTSPLDAPEFVRHYLSREHRDAPGDGCIMAALCADAARQPAQVKTAFEAGIEEMLARTCGLSDTPDAQDTRVRRARGIALMAQMVGAIMLSRACPDESPLADEILDACSAALLSRLSSSEEAATTESNQDT, from the coding sequence ATGAGGGTCACCAAGGCACAGGCTCAGGCGAACCGGGCACATATAGTCGCCACCGCAGCCAAACTGTTTCGCGAACGGGGTTACGATGGCGTGGGGGTGGCGGATCTGATGGCGGCGGCCGGCTTCACTCACGGCGGTTTCTACAAGCACTTTCCCACCAAGGCGGACCTGATGGCAGAGGCCGCGACCTGCGGGTTTGAACAGAGCCAGGAGAAAACCAGCCCCCTCGATGCCCCCGAGTTTGTCAGGCATTACCTGTCCAGAGAGCACCGCGATGCCCCAGGGGATGGCTGCATCATGGCCGCACTGTGCGCCGATGCGGCGCGGCAGCCGGCACAGGTCAAGACCGCCTTCGAGGCCGGTATTGAAGAGATGCTGGCCCGCACCTGTGGCCTGAGCGACACGCCGGATGCACAGGACACCCGGGTCCGTCGCGCCAGGGGGATAGCGCTGATGGCACAGATGGTAGGGGCCATCATGCTGTCACGGGCCTGTCCGGATGAGTCTCCACTGGCCGACGAGATCCTGGATGCCTGCAGCGCAGCTCTCTTGTCCCGGCTCTCCTCGTCCGAAGAGGCGGCCACCACCGAGTCAAACCAGGACACTTGA
- the asnS gene encoding asparagine--tRNA ligase: MTHASVVDVLTGKYAVGTTLTVKGWIRTRRDSKAGISFLAISDGSCFHPVQAVVPNTLANYENEVLRLTTACSVEVTGVVVASQGSGQAFELQASEVKVVGWVEDPDTYPMSAKRHSIEYLREQGHLRARTNVVGAVTRVRNCLAQAIHRFFHEEGYLWIAAPLITASDTEGAGEMFRVSTLDMENLPRTPEGKVDYDKDFFGKETFLTVSGQLNVETYACALSKVYTFGPTFRAENSNTSRHLAEFWMVEPEVAFANLEDNAALAEAMLKYVFNAVLKERRDDLEFFAQHIDKDAIDRLERFVASDFAQIDYTDAIEVLKNCGKKFEFPVSWGIDLSSEHERYLAEEHFKSPVVVKNYPKDIKAFYMRLNDDGKTVAAMDVLAPGIGEIIGGSQREERLEVLDARLAEMGLNKEDYWWYRDLRRYGTVPHSGFGLGFERLVVYVTGMGNVRDVIPFPRTPRTAEF; this comes from the coding sequence ATGACGCACGCATCCGTAGTAGATGTGCTGACCGGTAAGTATGCGGTTGGCACCACCCTGACAGTGAAAGGGTGGATCCGGACCCGCCGCGATTCCAAGGCGGGGATCTCATTTTTGGCCATATCCGATGGCTCCTGTTTCCATCCGGTACAGGCCGTCGTTCCCAATACCCTGGCCAATTACGAGAATGAAGTGCTGCGTCTGACCACCGCCTGCTCAGTGGAAGTGACCGGTGTGGTGGTGGCTTCCCAGGGCAGCGGCCAGGCCTTCGAGCTGCAGGCCTCCGAGGTCAAGGTAGTGGGCTGGGTCGAAGACCCGGACACCTACCCCATGTCTGCCAAGCGCCACAGCATCGAGTACCTGCGCGAGCAGGGCCACCTGCGTGCCCGTACCAACGTGGTCGGCGCCGTGACCCGGGTGCGCAACTGCCTGGCCCAGGCCATTCACCGCTTCTTCCACGAAGAAGGTTATCTGTGGATTGCCGCCCCCCTCATCACCGCCTCCGACACCGAAGGCGCCGGCGAGATGTTCCGCGTCTCCACCCTGGACATGGAAAACCTGCCGCGCACCCCCGAAGGCAAGGTGGATTACGACAAGGACTTCTTCGGCAAGGAGACCTTCCTGACCGTCTCCGGTCAGCTCAACGTCGAGACCTATGCCTGCGCCCTGTCCAAGGTCTACACCTTCGGCCCGACCTTCCGCGCCGAGAACTCCAACACCAGCCGCCATCTGGCCGAGTTCTGGATGGTGGAGCCGGAAGTGGCCTTCGCCAACCTGGAAGACAACGCCGCCCTGGCCGAAGCCATGCTCAAATACGTCTTCAACGCCGTGCTCAAAGAGCGCCGTGACGATCTGGAGTTCTTCGCCCAGCACATCGACAAGGACGCCATCGACCGTCTGGAGCGCTTCGTCGCCTCCGACTTCGCCCAGATCGACTACACCGACGCCATCGAGGTGCTGAAGAACTGCGGCAAGAAGTTCGAGTTCCCTGTCTCCTGGGGCATCGATCTCTCCTCCGAGCACGAGCGCTACCTGGCCGAGGAGCATTTCAAGTCCCCGGTGGTGGTGAAGAACTACCCGAAAGACATCAAGGCCTTCTACATGCGCCTCAACGACGACGGCAAAACCGTCGCCGCCATGGACGTGCTGGCCCCGGGGATCGGCGAGATCATCGGTGGCTCCCAGCGTGAGGAGCGCCTCGAGGTGCTGGATGCCCGTCTGGCCGAAATGGGCCTGAACAAGGAAGATTACTGGTGGTATCGCGACCTGCGTCGCTACGGCACAGTGCCCCACTCAGGTTTCGGCCTGGGCTTCGAGCGTCTGGTGGTCTACGTGACCGGCATGGGGAACGTGCGCGACGTCATCCCCTTCCCGCGTACCCCTCGCACCGCCGAGTTCTAA
- the bioA gene encoding adenosylmethionine--8-amino-7-oxononanoate transaminase translates to MTNQEFDLHHVWHPYTSLTHPLPCYEVASAKGVTLTLSDGRELVDGMSSWWACVHGYQVPELDAAATAQLGKMSHVMFGGLTHAPAVELCRKLVEITPKGLDRVFLADSGSVAVEVALKMAQQYWHAKGTPRAKFVSLRGGYHGDTFGAMSVCDPDGGMHELYKGFLPEHHFVAAPSCRFHAQWDESCVVELAELVADRHEEIAAIVLEPIVQGAGGMRFYHPRYLQWVRALCDEFGLLLIADEIATGFGRTGQLFACDWAGISPDIMCLGKALTGGYLTLSATLTTEHVARTICDGKAGVFMHGPTFMGNPLACAVANASIDLLLASPWQERVQAIEHQLRTELVQLTLHPAVADVRVLGAIGVVEMKERVDVARIQRKFVSLGAWIRPFGKLIYLMPPFVISPEELRVLTRAIHEAIASGEF, encoded by the coding sequence ATGACCAACCAAGAATTCGACCTGCACCACGTCTGGCACCCCTATACCTCCCTCACCCATCCCCTGCCCTGCTATGAAGTGGCCAGCGCCAAGGGGGTGACCCTCACCCTCAGCGACGGCCGTGAACTGGTGGATGGCATGAGCTCCTGGTGGGCCTGCGTCCACGGCTATCAGGTGCCCGAACTGGATGCCGCCGCCACCGCCCAGCTCGGCAAGATGTCCCACGTGATGTTTGGCGGCCTCACCCATGCCCCTGCGGTGGAGCTGTGCCGCAAGCTGGTGGAGATCACGCCAAAGGGGCTGGATCGGGTGTTTCTGGCGGATTCCGGCTCGGTGGCGGTGGAGGTGGCGCTCAAGATGGCCCAGCAGTACTGGCACGCCAAGGGGACGCCCCGCGCTAAATTCGTCTCCCTGCGGGGCGGCTATCACGGCGACACCTTCGGCGCCATGAGCGTCTGCGACCCGGATGGCGGCATGCACGAGCTCTACAAGGGCTTCCTGCCGGAGCACCATTTCGTGGCCGCCCCGAGCTGCCGCTTCCACGCCCAGTGGGACGAGAGCTGCGTGGTGGAGCTGGCGGAGCTGGTTGCCGATCGCCACGAAGAGATAGCCGCCATAGTGCTGGAGCCCATAGTACAGGGGGCCGGCGGCATGCGCTTCTATCACCCCCGCTACCTGCAGTGGGTGCGCGCCCTGTGCGACGAGTTCGGCCTGCTGCTCATCGCCGACGAGATCGCCACCGGCTTTGGCCGCACCGGTCAGCTGTTTGCCTGTGACTGGGCCGGTATCAGCCCCGACATCATGTGTCTGGGCAAGGCGCTCACCGGCGGCTACCTGACGCTGTCGGCAACCCTGACTACCGAACATGTCGCCCGCACCATCTGTGACGGCAAGGCCGGGGTCTTTATGCACGGCCCCACCTTTATGGGCAATCCGCTCGCCTGCGCGGTGGCCAACGCCTCCATCGATCTGCTGCTGGCCTCACCCTGGCAGGAACGGGTACAGGCCATCGAGCATCAGCTGCGCACCGAGCTGGTGCAGCTTACCCTCCATCCGGCGGTGGCGGACGTGCGGGTACTCGGCGCCATCGGCGTGGTGGAGATGAAGGAGCGGGTGGACGTGGCGCGCATCCAGCGCAAGTTCGTGTCGCTTGGAGCCTGGATCCGCCCCTTCGGCAAGCTCATTTACCTGATGCCCCCCTTCGTCATCAGCCCCGAGGAGCTGCGGGTGCTGACCCGCGCCATCCATGAGGCCATCGCCAGCGGCGAATTCTGA
- a CDS encoding alkene reductase, translating to MTDKRLFEAYTLGPITLANRIVMAPLTRNRAGPGLVPSEHAATYYSQRATAGLLIAEATQVSVQAQGYQDTPGLYTAAQIAGWRKVTDAVHARGGRIFVQLWHVGRVSHVALQPDGVAPVAPSALRAQTKTFVNNDFVEVSMPRALALEELPGIIDDFRQAAANAMAAGFDGVEIHGANGYLLEQFLKDGANLRTDGYGGSIDNRARLLLEVTAAVAEEIGADRTGVRISPVSPANGISCSNPQPQYDYLVERLSDLGVVYLHVIEGATGGPRDVAPFDFASLRRRFKQTYLANNGYDLTLASSALAQGKADLFAFGRPFISNPDLVERLQQGAPLAALKPETLYGGGAEGYIDYPALAGADE from the coding sequence ATGACAGACAAGAGACTCTTCGAGGCCTATACCCTTGGCCCCATCACCCTCGCCAACCGCATCGTGATGGCGCCGCTCACCCGCAACCGTGCCGGCCCCGGCCTGGTCCCGAGCGAGCATGCCGCCACCTATTACAGCCAGCGGGCCACGGCGGGTCTGCTGATCGCCGAGGCGACCCAGGTCTCGGTCCAGGCTCAGGGCTACCAGGATACCCCCGGCCTCTACACGGCGGCGCAGATTGCGGGGTGGCGCAAGGTGACCGATGCGGTGCATGCCAGGGGAGGCCGGATCTTCGTGCAGCTGTGGCACGTCGGCCGTGTCTCCCACGTCGCGCTGCAACCCGATGGGGTGGCGCCGGTGGCCCCCTCGGCCCTTCGGGCCCAGACCAAGACCTTCGTCAACAATGACTTCGTCGAGGTGTCTATGCCCCGGGCATTGGCGCTGGAGGAGCTTCCCGGCATCATCGACGATTTTCGTCAGGCGGCTGCCAACGCCATGGCGGCTGGCTTCGACGGGGTCGAGATCCACGGTGCCAACGGCTATCTGCTGGAGCAGTTCCTCAAGGATGGGGCCAACCTGCGTACCGACGGCTATGGCGGCTCCATCGATAACCGCGCGCGGCTGCTGCTCGAGGTCACCGCCGCCGTGGCCGAGGAGATAGGGGCCGATCGCACCGGGGTCAGGATCTCCCCCGTCTCTCCGGCCAATGGCATCTCCTGCAGCAATCCCCAGCCGCAGTACGACTATCTTGTCGAGCGGCTCAGCGATCTGGGGGTCGTCTACCTGCACGTGATAGAGGGCGCCACCGGTGGCCCCCGGGATGTCGCCCCTTTCGATTTCGCCTCCCTGCGCCGGCGCTTCAAGCAGACCTATCTGGCCAATAACGGCTATGACCTGACGCTGGCCAGCAGTGCTCTGGCCCAGGGCAAGGCGGACCTGTTTGCCTTCGGCCGCCCCTTTATCAGCAATCCGGATCTGGTCGAGCGCCTGCAGCAGGGAGCCCCGCTCGCCGCGCTCAAACCCGAAACCCTCTATGGCGGCGGCGCCGAGGGCTACATCGACTACCCGGCCCTGGCGGGTGCCGACGAGTAA
- a CDS encoding HAMP domain-containing protein translates to MRLSITAKINFFLLFIFSMVLVFSAAYQAVRERDLILTLIKEQSREQTEAYFDGLNMLMLTGKMEARDTLRAKFLDHAHVEDARIVRGAAINKQYGAGRDSEAPKDRFDALALAGKGSLEVVHDGTHSKLVVTRPLLAKKDFRGTDCTSCHQVPENTVLGAVRFDYSLDTLFTRVEQNILTSALILTGIFGLGLLLTLWVIRTWIVRPLNQLTRSMEEATDLHDFGHRLEGDEGDEIGRVALAYNQMLDSVERQLGKRPAPSSQDDKPTDHSR, encoded by the coding sequence ATGCGCCTCTCCATCACTGCCAAGATCAATTTCTTCCTGCTCTTCATCTTCTCCATGGTATTGGTGTTTTCCGCGGCCTATCAGGCGGTGCGCGAGCGCGACCTCATCCTGACTCTCATCAAGGAGCAGAGCCGCGAGCAGACCGAGGCCTATTTCGACGGCCTCAACATGCTGATGCTGACCGGCAAGATGGAGGCCCGCGACACCCTGCGCGCCAAGTTCCTCGACCACGCCCACGTGGAAGATGCCCGCATAGTGCGCGGGGCTGCGATCAACAAGCAGTACGGGGCGGGCCGCGACAGCGAGGCCCCCAAGGACAGATTCGATGCCCTGGCCCTGGCGGGCAAGGGGAGCCTGGAGGTGGTGCACGACGGCACCCACAGCAAGCTGGTGGTGACCCGCCCCCTGCTGGCCAAGAAGGACTTTCGTGGCACCGACTGCACCAGCTGTCACCAGGTGCCGGAGAATACGGTGCTGGGGGCGGTGCGCTTTGACTACTCCCTCGATACCCTCTTTACCCGGGTCGAGCAGAACATCCTCACTTCGGCACTTATTCTCACCGGTATCTTCGGGCTGGGGCTGCTGCTCACCCTCTGGGTCATCCGCACCTGGATAGTCCGCCCCCTCAACCAGCTGACCCGCTCCATGGAAGAGGCCACCGATCTGCACGACTTCGGCCACCGGCTGGAGGGGGATGAAGGGGACGAGATAGGCCGGGTGGCGCTCGCCTACAACCAGATGCTCGACAGCGTGGAGCGCCAGCTCGGCAAGCGCCCCGCCCCCTCGTCACAGGACGATAAGCCAACGGATCACTCCAGGTAG
- a CDS encoding SDR family NAD(P)-dependent oxidoreductase → MTIKPRVLITGASSGIGATYADRFARRGHDLVLVARDEARLTDLAGRLRQAYGVAVDILPTDLTQSRELAAVEARLRDDASIGILINNAGAGQVGHFLAQTASSVEQLVTLNTTALARLAAAIAPRLVQAGEGAIVNIGSVVGLAPEFGMTLYGATKAFVLFLSQGMSLELAPAGVYVQAVLPAGTRTEIWARSGIDPDSLPELMAVEELVDAALVGFDRREVVTIPPLHEASRWDELDGARKALLSDLRQAHAAERYQVAPQGR, encoded by the coding sequence ATGACCATTAAACCCAGAGTGCTTATCACTGGCGCCTCCAGTGGCATTGGCGCCACCTATGCCGACCGCTTCGCCCGGCGCGGCCACGATCTGGTGCTCGTCGCCCGCGATGAGGCGCGGCTGACGGACTTGGCCGGCCGCCTGCGCCAGGCGTACGGCGTCGCCGTCGACATCCTGCCCACCGACCTCACCCAATCCCGGGAGCTGGCCGCCGTGGAGGCCCGGCTACGGGATGATGCCAGCATCGGTATCCTGATCAACAACGCAGGGGCGGGTCAGGTGGGCCACTTCCTCGCGCAGACCGCCAGTAGCGTCGAGCAACTGGTGACCCTGAACACCACGGCACTGGCTCGCCTGGCGGCCGCCATAGCCCCACGGCTGGTGCAAGCCGGGGAGGGGGCAATAGTGAACATCGGCTCCGTGGTCGGGCTCGCGCCCGAGTTTGGCATGACCCTCTATGGCGCGACCAAGGCCTTCGTGCTGTTCCTCTCCCAGGGGATGAGCCTGGAACTCGCTCCCGCCGGGGTCTATGTGCAGGCGGTGCTGCCCGCTGGCACGCGCACCGAGATCTGGGCACGCTCCGGCATCGATCCCGACAGCTTGCCGGAGTTGATGGCGGTGGAGGAGCTGGTGGATGCTGCCCTGGTCGGTTTCGATCGCCGGGAAGTAGTGACCATACCGCCGCTGCATGAGGCCAGTCGCTGGGATGAGCTCGATGGCGCGCGCAAGGCGCTGCTCTCCGACCTTCGGCAGGCCCATGCCGCCGAACGTTATCAGGTTGCGCCTCAGGGCCGCTGA
- the bioB gene encoding biotin synthase BioB gives MNALTLGGHALRHDWTLAEVQALFALPFNDLLFQAQTVHRAHFDPNEVQVSTLLSIKTGACPEDCKYCPQSARYHTGLEVERLMEVEKVLERAREAKANGSSRFCMGAAWRNPKERDMPYILRMVEEVRGLGMETCMTLGMLTADQAARLGAAGLDYYNHNLDTSPEFYGDIITTRTYQDRLDTLEHVRGAGMKVCSGGIVGMGEQAKDRAGLLMALANLPRHPESVPINMLVKVKGTPLENEENLDPFEFIRTIAVARIMMPASHVRLSAGREKMNEQMQAMCFMAGANSIFYGCKLLTTPNPDENSDMQLFKRLGIRPAQRAQKPDQVQEEELLAEVSRQSEPTEIFYDATRPRAGAVRP, from the coding sequence ATGAATGCTCTCACCCTGGGCGGTCACGCCCTTCGTCACGACTGGACCCTTGCCGAGGTTCAGGCCCTGTTTGCCCTGCCATTCAACGATCTGCTGTTCCAGGCCCAGACGGTACACCGCGCCCATTTCGACCCGAACGAGGTGCAGGTGAGCACCTTGCTCTCCATCAAGACCGGCGCCTGCCCGGAGGATTGCAAATATTGCCCCCAGAGCGCTCGCTACCACACCGGGCTCGAGGTCGAGCGGCTGATGGAGGTGGAAAAAGTGCTGGAGCGGGCGCGGGAGGCCAAGGCCAACGGCTCGTCGCGCTTCTGCATGGGGGCCGCCTGGCGCAACCCGAAGGAGCGGGACATGCCCTACATACTGCGCATGGTCGAGGAGGTGCGCGGGCTGGGGATGGAGACCTGCATGACCCTGGGGATGCTGACCGCGGATCAGGCAGCTCGCCTCGGTGCCGCCGGCCTTGACTACTACAACCACAACCTCGATACCTCGCCGGAGTTCTACGGTGACATCATCACCACCCGCACCTATCAGGACAGGCTGGATACCCTGGAGCACGTGCGCGGCGCCGGCATGAAGGTGTGCTCCGGCGGCATCGTCGGCATGGGGGAGCAGGCCAAGGATAGGGCGGGCCTCTTGATGGCGCTGGCCAATTTGCCGCGCCACCCGGAGAGCGTGCCCATCAACATGCTGGTCAAGGTGAAGGGGACACCCCTGGAGAACGAGGAGAACCTGGATCCGTTCGAGTTTATCCGCACCATAGCGGTGGCGCGCATCATGATGCCCGCCTCCCATGTGCGCCTCTCCGCCGGGCGGGAGAAGATGAACGAGCAGATGCAGGCCATGTGCTTTATGGCCGGGGCCAACTCCATCTTCTACGGCTGCAAGCTGCTGACCACCCCAAACCCCGACGAGAACAGCGACATGCAGCTGTTCAAGCGGCTCGGCATCCGTCCCGCCCAGCGGGCCCAGAAGCCGGATCAGGTACAAGAAGAGGAGCTGCTGGCCGAGGTGAGCCGCCAGAGCGAGCCGACCGAGATCTTCTACGATGCCACCCGCCCCCGCGCAGGTGCCGTCCGTCCATGA
- a CDS encoding NADP-dependent oxidoreductase: MMKAFVFKHYGRSARPGLADLPHPTMGPDEILVKVHAVGLNPIDNMIPQGTFKPLLKFELPAVLGSDLAGVVVEVGSRVTRFRPGDAVYASLFDLGRGALAQWVVVPEHAAALKPASLDFVQAASIPMVALTAWQAFTEQASLAPGQRVFIPAGSGGIGSFAIQLARLLGAFVATSTSTANAEWVGQLGAEVVIDYRRQEFDALLQGYDLVLGTLRGDAIERALSILRPGGRLLSLVGPPDAAFARARNMNVIMTALFGLMSWKIHRLARRRGITYGMMFVRPDGAQLTRIAALLDEGKLRPVIDKVFPFEQAGEALAYLATGRAKGKVVVSLA, from the coding sequence ATGATGAAAGCCTTTGTGTTCAAACACTATGGTCGCTCGGCACGACCCGGGCTCGCCGACCTGCCGCACCCGACCATGGGGCCGGACGAGATCCTGGTCAAGGTGCATGCCGTCGGCCTCAATCCCATCGACAACATGATCCCGCAGGGCACCTTCAAACCCCTGCTCAAGTTTGAGCTGCCCGCCGTGCTCGGCAGCGATTTGGCCGGTGTGGTGGTGGAGGTCGGCAGCCGGGTGACGCGGTTTAGGCCGGGGGATGCCGTCTATGCCAGCCTCTTCGATCTGGGGCGCGGCGCCCTGGCGCAATGGGTTGTGGTGCCCGAACACGCGGCGGCCCTCAAGCCGGCCAGCCTCGACTTCGTTCAGGCGGCGTCCATTCCCATGGTGGCGCTGACGGCCTGGCAGGCCTTCACCGAGCAGGCCTCACTCGCGCCGGGGCAGAGAGTGTTCATTCCCGCGGGTTCCGGCGGCATAGGCTCCTTTGCCATTCAGCTTGCCAGGCTCCTGGGGGCCTTCGTCGCGACCTCCACCAGCACGGCGAACGCCGAGTGGGTAGGGCAGTTGGGGGCCGAGGTGGTGATCGACTACAGACGGCAGGAGTTCGATGCGCTATTGCAGGGTTATGATCTGGTGCTGGGGACCTTGCGGGGTGACGCGATCGAACGGGCACTGTCGATCCTCCGGCCGGGGGGGCGGCTCCTGTCGCTGGTCGGCCCGCCGGATGCGGCCTTTGCGCGGGCGAGAAACATGAATGTCATCATGACCGCCCTGTTTGGCCTGATGAGCTGGAAGATCCACCGTCTTGCCCGGCGACGGGGTATCACCTACGGCATGATGTTCGTGCGCCCGGATGGTGCCCAGCTGACCCGGATTGCCGCGCTGCTCGACGAGGGCAAGCTCAGGCCCGTGATCGACAAGGTCTTTCCGTTTGAACAGGCCGGCGAGGCGCTCGCCTATCTGGCGACCGGTCGCGCAAAGGGCAAGGTGGTCGTTAGCCTGGCGTGA
- the bioC gene encoding malonyl-ACP O-methyltransferase BioC codes for MHERFQQVDKAQLARRFGAAARHYDAHARFQQEVGQALLDLMPDGQAGIELTVSGLDLGCGTGFFLPALAGRCQQLHGLDLAPGMLAQAALRGSDARLVCGDAEALPFADQSLDWVFSSLALQWCERPAQAFAEIHRVLKPGGQFFFSTLLAGSLWQLREAWSAVDGHAHVNRFLALPQLQQAIGAAGFQAPELTPVTWSLAYLELNDLLRDLKGIGASQVNDDRAAGLGNRQRLRRLGEAYERHRQPDGLLAASYEVCLGRLVRR; via the coding sequence ATGCATGAGCGTTTCCAGCAGGTCGACAAGGCCCAGCTCGCCCGCCGCTTCGGGGCGGCCGCGCGTCACTACGACGCCCATGCCCGCTTCCAGCAGGAGGTGGGGCAGGCACTGCTTGACCTGATGCCGGACGGGCAGGCTGGCATCGAGTTGACGGTGAGCGGACTGGATCTGGGCTGCGGCACAGGCTTCTTCCTGCCCGCGCTGGCGGGACGTTGCCAGCAGTTGCACGGGCTGGATCTCGCTCCCGGCATGCTGGCGCAGGCCGCCCTGCGTGGCAGCGACGCCCGGCTGGTGTGCGGCGATGCGGAGGCGCTGCCCTTCGCGGATCAGAGCCTGGACTGGGTCTTCTCCAGCCTGGCCCTGCAGTGGTGCGAGCGCCCGGCCCAGGCCTTTGCCGAGATCCACCGGGTGCTCAAGCCCGGTGGCCAGTTCTTCTTCTCGACCCTGCTGGCGGGGTCCCTGTGGCAGTTGCGCGAAGCCTGGAGTGCTGTCGACGGGCACGCCCATGTCAACCGCTTCCTCGCCCTGCCCCAGTTGCAGCAGGCCATTGGCGCCGCGGGTTTTCAGGCACCGGAGCTGACCCCTGTCACCTGGTCCCTCGCCTATCTGGAGCTCAATGATTTGCTGCGGGATCTCAAGGGCATAGGGGCCAGCCAGGTCAATGACGACAGGGCCGCGGGGCTTGGCAACCGCCAGCGCCTGAGGCGTCTCGGGGAAGCCTATGAACGCCACCGCCAGCCCGACGGCCTGCTTGCCGCCAGCTATGAGGTCTGCCTCGGGCGCCTGGTTCGCCGCTGA
- the bioF gene encoding 8-amino-7-oxononanoate synthase, which translates to MTSPVVTGPFALGEALAGREQAALLRRRIATDGPTGARLVVDGRDYLNFSANDYLGLADDPAIKAAFKEGIDRHGAGAGASPLVTGYSRAHQQLEETLADWLGVEAVLLFNCGFSANQAVLKALLGKEHLLWQDRLNHASLQEMGSQLPCKMKRFGHNDMAALARQLEPDRGLIVSEGVFSMDGDQAPWHELATLAAQSGNWLMIDDAHGLGVLGPEGRGTLAAQGVAPASVHIQMGTFGKALGVAGAFVGGSHELVEYLVNFARHYVYSTHMPAAQACAVSKSIELVRAADDARAHLGQLIARFRQGAETLGWQLGTSATPIQPLLVGESAAALQLAQRLRDSGVWVSAIRPPTVPVGTARLRITLSAAHREEDVDSLLDALGPCPSGAGAEGACHA; encoded by the coding sequence ATGACTTCCCCTGTTGTCACCGGCCCCTTTGCGCTGGGGGAGGCGCTGGCCGGGCGCGAGCAGGCGGCCCTGCTGCGCCGCCGCATCGCCACCGATGGCCCCACGGGGGCCAGGCTGGTGGTCGATGGCCGCGACTACCTCAACTTCTCTGCCAACGACTACCTAGGACTCGCCGATGATCCCGCCATCAAGGCCGCCTTCAAAGAGGGGATCGACCGCCATGGTGCGGGCGCTGGCGCCTCGCCCCTGGTGACAGGTTACAGCCGCGCCCACCAGCAGCTGGAAGAGACGCTTGCCGACTGGCTCGGGGTGGAGGCGGTGCTGCTGTTCAACTGCGGTTTTTCCGCCAATCAGGCGGTGCTCAAGGCCCTGCTCGGCAAGGAGCACCTGCTGTGGCAGGACAGGCTCAACCACGCCTCCCTGCAGGAGATGGGCAGCCAGCTGCCCTGCAAGATGAAGCGCTTCGGCCACAACGATATGGCTGCGCTCGCGCGTCAGCTTGAGCCAGACCGGGGCTTGATCGTCTCGGAAGGGGTCTTCAGCATGGACGGGGATCAGGCTCCCTGGCACGAGCTCGCAACACTCGCAGCCCAGAGCGGCAACTGGCTGATGATCGACGATGCCCACGGCCTCGGTGTGCTGGGTCCAGAGGGGCGCGGCACCCTGGCGGCGCAAGGGGTTGCTCCTGCCAGCGTGCACATCCAGATGGGGACCTTTGGCAAGGCGCTCGGCGTCGCCGGGGCCTTCGTGGGGGGCAGCCACGAGCTGGTGGAGTACCTGGTCAACTTTGCCCGCCACTATGTCTACAGCACCCATATGCCGGCCGCCCAGGCCTGTGCGGTCAGCAAGAGTATCGAATTGGTTCGCGCTGCTGATGATGCTCGCGCTCATCTTGGCCAGCTGATCGCCCGCTTCCGGCAGGGGGCCGAGACGCTGGGCTGGCAGCTTGGAACAAGCGCCACGCCGATCCAGCCCCTGCTGGTGGGGGAGAGCGCGGCTGCCTTGCAACTGGCCCAGCGGCTGCGGGATAGCGGCGTCTGGGTCAGCGCCATCCGTCCACCCACTGTGCCGGTCGGCACGGCGCGCCTTCGCATCACCCTGAGTGCGGCGCACCGAGAAGAGGATGTGGACAGCCTGCTCGACGCCTTGGGCCCTTGCCCGTCAGGTGCAGGTGCCGAGGGGGCTTGCCATGCATGA